Within Pecten maximus chromosome 15, xPecMax1.1, whole genome shotgun sequence, the genomic segment GCCTGTTCTTACCGGTGCTTCATTAACTTTTCTTTTGTCTTAGTTATAAGGACAATTGAGGATCTAAtaagattttgttaaaattcctttaaatgtaatgctttatatattataaactaTTCTATATTGTTTAGGAAAATCATTTCAGTCAATCACAAGTTACAGCCCAGAATATCGTAACTAGCTAAGAGCCAAACTATTGTACAAAACAGTATTGAAGGTGGAATGGAAACAAATCGTTGTATAAAGCCTAGGCCTATTCAGTATGGCAGTATGACAGTACTACAGTTGTCTGCCAGGCCCAGTATACCTGTGGTGCAATTTTACACAAATGAGAGTCAATCTtaaaataatcaacaaaaaAAGTTTACCCTTCAATGTAACTTTTGTCTGAAACAAAAGTGTCGAGTGCTTGCTGTCCAGCACGGCTTTTAAGATCTCCAAAACCCATTTTGATGTGACTGCTGATGATTTCAACGTGGTCTCCTTCACCGCACGGTTCTCGAAAAGACAGGAAGTAACGTGCCGGCGACTATgcaaaatatgatttttattggatctaaattcatttttttatcaaatatttgctttattattaatatacaaaaataagttacatatttttagatttttagaATAACTAAtgcaatatgtaaaatgtttttacCGTTAAGTGCGGAGATAAATTACCGAAGTTCCGGTTTGGTGTCCCGACTGGTTCGCCAAGGTGAGTTTCATAAAACATGCAAAATTACCACATATTAGCCATAGCCATGGATAATTGCAATGTCATCAGAGCTGGAAGTCGTATACCGCGAATAAGGTTATGCATGATATATAGTTTTGACttttgacatatatgtcggCACAACATTTTCCTCGATTAAAGAGTTGTCAACAGTCGCATTTacttacccccccccccccccccccccccccatacccttcggattttttttaacacaacAAGGACGCGCATAttcattattgttgtttttgCAGTAGATTCTTCAGATAAATAAATAACGCTGGGCAACCAATCGCTTATTATTGGAGTCTAGAATTGTAGAGATAGTGGAGTTCAGCTAGATCGAATAGAGCTGGAGAGATTCCAAGAATTTGAACCTGGATATTTGTCCTGCACCACTGTATTATAGTATCTAACTTACTCTGTCATAAGtgaataaataagatattttattattgaaacGCTTTTTGATCGCCAAATTACAGTTCCATTTAATTTATACTGTCCAGGAATTTGAACAGTTCAAAATTCCCCGCTTCACCAgtgccattttatttttttggtgtAAAAGATGGGAAAACACATCCTATCGGACACTATGGCAAGAATCAAACCCAGGTCACTAACGGCAGGCTTGATAATCCATAGCTCTAGATAATCTTAAGCATGCTCTATCAGCTCAAAGACAAAGACTGCATTTACAATACATACTGTATCAGCCACACCAATTAAAAATATTGCATATTGAAAAAAACGGGACATATCCAATTTAAAACACAAGGATTAAAAAGATGGGACAAAGCAAGTCAAAAATTAATCACAGCTTGATTAAtcagatattaaaaaaaaagataaactaatcaactttattttttttcaaattcagattttgttcatatttcagATAAGGAAAAATGCTTCGGCTGTGGAGCACTGGCCGAGTCCTTGGGGCCCGAACAATCGCTGCAGGTAATTAACTCAATGTATAAAGTGAAAAAGGTCTGAAGTTCTAAACTAAATGTTAATATGTATTATGTACTGTGCAGTATGCATGAagataaatttgatatttgatatgtcAGTAATGATCATGTATTTCTTTCAGTTCGGTGCAGCAGCACAGGGGCACCTGAGAAAGTTGAGGTTTTCGTGGATGATAACCCAGTCTATGTAGATCctgggactacagtattacagGTAAAGAACTTTTCTAGGTACAAAACTGCAGGTGcaaatcacaggtaaatagttTAAATCACAGGTGcaagttacatgtacaaattgcattcagatatacaaatgtacaacgAATTCAAGTTCCAAGAATTGTTTACCTGTCATCATTGATGATGCATGTTCACATACTGTTACAGTTAACTGTAATTATCAAAGATGCACAATTGGGGACTAAAAAACTATtaacttcatttattttacaataattgcaaAAACAATTTAGATCAACTTATATTACTCACTCTTGTTAGCTTGGATGGAAGTGAAAACAGCATAAAGGGTCTTACTGTTGAAACCGAAATATCCAGAGAATGATCTGACAAGTGACCACTATACCTTTTCACATTTGATGTATagtgacattatatattttcaggCATGTGCAGCTGCTGGAGTGGAGATCCCCAGGTTCTGCTACCATGACCGCCTGTCCATTGCAGGAAACTGTAGAATGTGTCTGGTGGAAGTGGAAAAATCACCTAAGGTAATTTAGATGTAAACCCAGGCTAATTCAGACTTAAACCAAGGTAAATCCGGACCAATTCAGACTTAAACTAGAGGTAAATCCTGACTAATTCAGACTTAAACCAGAGGTAAATTCAGACTGATTCAGACATGGATTTTTCAGGTTTAAACCAGTGGTAAGTCCAGATTTAATTTAAAGGTAAATCCTGGTTGTACTAGGCATTAACTAGAGGTAACTTCATGCTTAACTGAAACACCAGACTTAAACCGGCAGTAAATCCAGACTAATCCAGACTTTAACCAACTCTAAATCCAGACTTAAGTTAAAGGTAAAACCAGGATGAACCAGATTAACCAGGAGTAAAACCAGGTGTAGACATCAGTAGCATTGGTAGTGCATTACTGATTATAATTTACTGTAAATAACTGATTGGTGAAGACTAGATATGTCAgaaatgtatcatatttataacTGTCAGTTGTGTCCTTGAAAATATAatatgaattatctccctttacaagTACGATTTTCTGACAGATATTAAATGAAAGAGATGTTGTATGTCTTGCCTAGTaaaatggggttttttttgcgGGGGAAAATAACATGATTGTAATATTATGCTATTGTTATTACAGCCCATTGCCTCATGTGCTATGCCAGTGATGAAGGGGATGAGAGTAAAGACAGATTCTCCCGTCACAAGGAAGGCCAGGTATCCACCCACTGACATGATACGCATGTTCTAATTGTACTGGTATAACTATAACCTTGTGTCCTATACGAACACAAGATACATATTCGGCCACATAATCACGTCTTATTACCCTTTGCCTATATTAGATCACAGAATCTTGTCCAGACAGATCTTTCaacagttttcatcaaaactaTTTGAAACTTTGTAGtcaacacacatgtacactgaaGTTGTGTACCTGAAGTTGTGTACCTGTGCttgttgttttgatttaatCTTTTGTCCCTTTTGAGAAAAACCGGCTGATTGGGATATTAATTATAGCTctcctggtgacagttctagcTTCATTTTGGCATTGGAACTTTGTTTTAACATGAAGGTCCCATGAGTGtctgattttattttaacaGAGAAGGTGTGATGGAGTTCCTGCTAATGAACCATCCGTTAGACTGTCCAATCTGTGATCAGGGTGGGGAATGTGACCTCCAGGTGAGTACCATATACTGACAACTAGGTCTGATCGGCTGTGGTTTGTATACTAGGTCTGACCGGCTGTGGTTTGTATACTAGGTCTGACCGGCTGTGGTTTGTATACTAGGTCTGACCAGCTGTGGTTTGTATACTAGGTCTGATCGGCTGTGGTTTGTATACTAGGTCTGACCGGCTGTGGTTTGTATACTAGGTCTGATCGGCTGTGGTTTGTATATTAGGTCTGACCGGCTGTGGTTTGTATACTAGGTCTGACCGGCTGTGGTTTGTATACTAGGTCTGACCGGCTGTGGTTTGTATACTAGGTCTGACCAGCTGTGGTTTGTATACTAGGTCTGACCGGCTGTGGTTTGTATACTAGGTCTGACCGGCTGTGGTTTGTATACTAGGTCTTACCGGCTGTGGTTTGTATACTAGGTCTGACCGGGCTGTGGTTTGTATACTAGGTCTGACCGGCTGTGGTTTGTATACTAGGTCTGATCGGCTGTGGTTTGTATACTAGGTCTGACCGGACTGTGGTTTGTATACTAGGTCTGATCGGCTGTGGTTTGTATACTAGGTCTGACCGGACTGTGGTTTGTATTCTAGGTCTGACCGGACTGTGGTTTGTATACTAGGTCTGACCGGCTGTGGTTTGTATACTAGGTCTGACCGGCTGTGGTTTGTATACTAGGTCTGACCAGCTGTGGTTTGTATACTAGGTCTGACCGGCTGTGGTTTGTATACTAGGTCTGACCGGCTGTGGTTTGTATACTAGGTCTTACCGGCTGTGGTTTGTATACTAGGTCTGACCGGGCTGTGGTTTGTATACTAGGTCTGACCGGCTGTGGTTTGTATACTAGGTCTGATCGGCTGTGGTTTGTATACTAGGTCTGACCGGGCTGTGGTTTGTATACTAGGTCTGATCGGCTGTGGTTTGTATACTAGGTCTGACCGGACTGTGGTTTGTATTCTAGGTCTGACCGGACTGTGGTTTGTATACTAGGTCTGACCGGCTGTGGTTTGTATACTAGGTCTGACCGGCTGTGGTTTGTATACTAAGTCTGACCGGCTGTGGTTTGTATACTAGGTCTGACCGGCTGTGGTTTGTATACTAGGTCTGACCGGCTGTGGTTTGTATACTAGGTCTGACCGGCTGTGGTTTGTATACTAGGTCTGACCGGCTGTGGTTTGTATACTAGGTCTGACCGGGCTGTGGTTTGTATACTAGGTCTGACCGGCTGTGGTTTGTTTACTAGGTCTGATCGGACTGTGGTTTGTATACTAGGTCTGATTGGCTGTGGTTTGTATACTAGGTCTGATCGGACTGTGGTTTGTATACTAGGTCTGATCGGGCTGTGGTTTGTATACTAGGTCTGACCGGCTGTGGTTTGTATACTAGGTCTGACCGGACTGTGGTTTGTATTCTAGGTCTGACCGGCTGTGGTTTGTATACTAGGTCTGACCGGCTGTGGTTTGTATACTAGGTCTGACCGGCTGTGGTTTGTATACTAGGTCTGACCGGCTGTTGTTTGTATACTAGGTCTGATCGGCTGTGGTTTGTATACTAGGTCTGATCGGGCTGTGGTTTGTATACTAGGTCTGACCAGCTGTGGTTTGTATACTAAGTCTGACCGGCTGTGGTTTGTATACTAGGTCTGATCGGACTGTGGTTTGTATACTAGGTCTGACCGGCTGTGGTTTGTATACTAGGTCTGATCGGACTGTGGTTTGTATACTAGGTCTGATTGGGCTGTGGTTTGTCGTCCTCTGGAGCATATTTTCTTTGATCAATTCCTAGTTGTATCATGAGCGGCTGATGTTTGTCATTGATTCTCTTAGCTATGATTACATGTAGAATTTGTACATACACTGATactttctttatattttgatttatcCAGGATCAGTCCATGAACTTCGGCAGTGACAGAAGTAGATTTACAGACATTAATTTCACGGGTAAACGGTAAGATTCCTCTACTTATTACAGAAAAAAAGGACAGGGCACATACAGTCTTTAATAGTACTTAGATTTTGCTATATGGTCTTGAATAACCTCAAACTTCCATTTGCCTTTTAAAAGCCTTCAATCTCAGTTTATGACCCTTAAAAAGTTTGTGAATATGTATGGGGAAATGTAATTTCAGTCCAAATTGGAAGAGCAAACCTTCAGTCAAATTTTGGTCCATAAATTCATAAAGGATAGTTTTAAGATGAATGAATTACACCAATGGATTCAGAGAAGGACTTTGCCTACATATTTTAATCCTTATTCATTTGCTTTAAGGTTTATCCTTGTATCTTTTTTTCAGAGCTGTTGAGGACAAAAATGTTGGTCCACTTATCAAAACCATTATGACCCGCTGTATACACTGTACCCGTTGCATTAGGTAGGTACAACTTTGTTAAAATCTGTGTTTATGAGGTTCTAATATGTTTACTAGGCTTAGCTTGTTTACAATTTCATCATCTATTGATGTGttgataaacaatacaaaaacaaatacttTACAAATGCtaattaactttatttattcTTGATAACATATCATATAGCTTCTTCCATATGGTCAAAATATAATGCATTGtaaatgtacagtatttacaaataaaattcacTACAGATTaacaaatcatatttaaatttgCTATCTTTACCAGGTCTACAAACTGGTTTTGCTGACTGTTTACCAAGTTTGTGTTTACCACATTAGACTGTGTTTATCAAGTTTGTGTTTACCACATTTGACTCCGTTTATCAAGTTTGTGTTTACCACATTAGACTGTGTTTACCAAGTTTGTGTATACCGCATTTGACTCTGTTTACCAAGGTTTTCAATCTCTACCTGTTTGTACCCTTTCACCAGATTTGCCAGTGAAGTAGCTGGAGTGGAAGACCTGGGGACTACAGGCCGAGGAGGGGACATGCAAGTTGGTACTTATGTAGAGAAAATGTTCCAGTCCGAGCTATCTGGAAATGTCATTGATCTGTGTCCTGTGGGAGCTTTAACATCTAAACCATACGCTTTTACAGCTAGGCCTTGGGAAACCAGGTACGACACTAGAAACACAGAGAGTTCTTTCATGTTTGGGTTTCCTTTATATTGCACAGTTAAAATTACAGATGCACAGTTTAAGATGCCCATACCAACTTTACAATCAGAGCAGAATCACAATATCCCAAACCCAGAATAAAAAATTGGTTCAAAATTGCGGTGAAGTAAGCATTGATTTAATAGTTCTGTGACAATAGAACTGCATGATAGATCAGTGGTTATTTTTTCACATACGCAACTTCCTCTAGCAGTTATAACAAAGAACAACAGATCATCCTTGTGTTACATTGGATTAAAAGACAGTTGATAACGACAGTGTATTCAGCCAGCAACAACCATGTATTGGTCCATAGCTTAATGTAATGACTGAAAGCACAAGGGTCCTGTTTTCAAATAAGTTAGTAATTGTTGATTTTGTAGAAATATCATCTGCCAATTGTTTTGCTATAGAAGTCTACacgcaaacattttttttacaggaAGGTAGAGAGCGTGGATGTGATGGACGCCCTTGGCAGTAATATAGTCATCAGCACACGCACGAACGAGGTCATGCGTATTCTCCCACGTATGAATGAGGTATGGTTAattatcaaaaattaattttcttttgtataaGACATATAATCtatgttgttgtattttttctCAGTTGTTTGATATTCAATTTCCTTGTATCAAGGTTTTTATAGCTTAAACAACATCACCATGTGAAAATCATTATGTACAGAAAATCAAACCTTCACTATCATGATATCATAATCCCTCCATGTTTATAACTACAGGAAATCAACGAAGAGTGGATCTCTGACAAGACGAGATTTGCTTACGACGGTTTGAAGCGACAGAGACTGACAAGTCCCTTTGTGAAGGATGAAAGTGGAAATTTAGTAGCTGCAAGCTGGGAGGATGCCTTTATGGCTACAGCTGAGAAAGTATGTACAGTGGAATAGTTACACTTATAGTCTATACCATGGATTGAATATCAATAATTTTCAGACCTGACATATTAAGGCAAATTTCCATAGGATATAAATTTTCCAAACTTTAATTGGTAAATTCTTAAAAATTATTCTCAAATTTGTATTCAATTTTCAAGTGTTGTGATTCACTGATTTATGTCAGATGTCCCattgtttgaaatatgtaaataaaactatgCAGATCTGGGTAACTGTAGATGTCACAATGAATTTATACACCACATACAAGAAAAGACATTGATAAAAttcaaatatgatttattaattTAGATTCCTCAGCAACCATAACTTCATATCAAAAACACATGAtccaattaattaattttgataattaaatttcaattattaTGAATGTAAACCTTTGTCTTTACTGTCTTACATATCTATATAGCAAGCAGCATTATAACTAAAGCATTTTGTCCTGACTTGTATTCCAACCTGGATACAAATTGTTCTGATAACATTTTCTTGTTGAACATATCGTTTCTATAAAATGTGTTCTGTTTTCTCAGTTGTCACAGGTAAGCGGAGAGGATGTGGCTGGTATTGCTGGAGGACTCATGGACGCAGAAGCTCTTGTGGCCTTCAAAGATTTCCTCAACAGATTAGGCAGTGATGGGCTGTGTACGGAGGAAATCTTCCCAGTGGACGGGGCAGGGTAAGTATTGTATACAAAGGAAATCTATTAAGAATGTAATTTTCTCTGATCTCGTGTCTTATTAGTCCCCCTACCAAGGGCCCATAATATCTGggacaagttcgagtttcagggtttttgggtcaaggttaATGTCCCTGTTACTATTTTTATCGGGcttgtaggggacatgtattgttttagcaatacaaagtacatgtatacttgttTTTAAATGTCTACTAAACAAGAGAAATCTTCCCTGTGGATCAAGCATGGTAAATGCTACTGAGGAAATCTTTTTAGAATGTTATGTTTCATGCTTGTCGGCTCTCCGGTCTAAGGTTTAAGTGCATAATAAACAAGGGTTATAGGAATAGAAGGAACTTATTCTTTCATCATTGTGTTTCAGAACTGATCTCAGATCTAACTACCTGCTGAATACAAAGATTAGCGGAGTGGAGGAGGCAGACCTCATCTTGTTGGTCGGTACAAACCCTCGGTTTGAGGCACCTTTATTTAATGCAAGAATGAGGAAAAGGTAAGTACAAAATGATATTGTCCCTGTCTCTTAAATACAGATTCaaatcaaaaagaaaagaaaatggctGATTATTTATACCAGTGTTCTACAACAATAAAGaaataagttatatcaacttgAATCAATCTTGTTGGCTGGATAGAAGCACACAGTGTGTCTTTCTGTAAATTCTCTATTTGATTCTCTTGACCTCAAGACTTATCCAAACTAAATTACAAAATCTAAATGTTTCTTGGAACTTTATGTTTCAGCTGGATCCACAATGATTTACAAGTGGCAATGGTTGGGTCAAAGGTCGACCTTACATACGATTATGACGTAAGTACTTTCATGCAGGAACTGGTTGCTGAACGAAAGATAAGCTTAAGAATTCGAAAAGAATtgaatacagtatagatatatgtaaatatattcaaCATCTACATTAAACTGACACTTTTAAGCCCCATACTCCctaactaatatatataaatgttttacatgttgACCTCATTATCTGTGATCTGTGACAAATCTAgcaatttatttttatacactgatgtcacAAGAATTTTCTTCATAAGTCATTTGTGACTTTCCTTGTCAGTTGTCACCTCCTAGCTAGGTTAGGC encodes:
- the LOC117344295 gene encoding NADH-ubiquinone oxidoreductase 75 kDa subunit, mitochondrial-like, which produces MLRLWSTGRVLGARTIAAVRCSSTGAPEKVEVFVDDNPVYVDPGTTVLQACAAAGVEIPRFCYHDRLSIAGNCRMCLVEVEKSPKPIASCAMPVMKGMRVKTDSPVTRKAREGVMEFLLMNHPLDCPICDQGGECDLQDQSMNFGSDRSRFTDINFTGKRAVEDKNVGPLIKTIMTRCIHCTRCIRFASEVAGVEDLGTTGRGGDMQVGTYVEKMFQSELSGNVIDLCPVGALTSKPYAFTARPWETRKVESVDVMDALGSNIVISTRTNEVMRILPRMNEEINEEWISDKTRFAYDGLKRQRLTSPFVKDESGNLVAASWEDAFMATAEKLSQVSGEDVAGIAGGLMDAEALVAFKDFLNRLGSDGLCTEEIFPVDGAGTDLRSNYLLNTKISGVEEADLILLVGTNPRFEAPLFNARMRKSWIHNDLQVAMVGSKVDLTYDYDHLGDSTKVLQDIASGNHPFCEVLNKAKRPMVVVGSTALQRPDNGAIHAAVSLISQTARVKSDCGESWKVLNVLHRVAGQVAALDLGFKAGVDYIRQNPPKVLYLLGADEGTITRADLPKDCFVIYQGHHGDIGASMADVVFPGAAYTEKDATYVNTEGRAQQTRMAVSPPGLARNDWKIIRALSEIAGYPLTYDNLEEVQGRLFEVSPNLIKYGDAEEANYFRQAQELAQLAKGQLDSAPLTPDISILSDFYMTNSISRASPTMAKCVSASVEAAASKY